TCAGGCAGCTCTTTCTTTGGCAGGAATTAAAGTTACCGGTTCCGGCTTCAAAGCCAGCTGCCTAAGTATGGATAAATATATTTCCAAACTGATAGCAAGTGCGGAAGGAATTCCCGTTCCCAAATATATTCTAATGCGGGAAGACCTTTTGGAGGACTATCAGGAAACTGAAGATTATTCCGGCTTTTCCAGTCAATTGGGACTACCCATAATAGTAAAACCAAACGATGCCGGTTCTTCTGTCGGAATTAGTAGAGTAGAATGTTTGGAGGATTTGAAACCAGCAGTCCAAAAAGCATTGCAATATTCACAAAGCGTGCTTTTGGAAGAATATATCCCGGGTAGGGAATTAACCGTCACAATTATTGATGCTGAAGCATATCCCGTGGTAGAAATTATACCGCTGGAGGGTTGGTATGACTATACCAATAAATATACGCACGGCAAAACAAAATACGAGGCACCAGCTCAAATTGATGATACCGTAGCCAAACTTTTACAGCTCTATGCTTTAAGGTTATGGAAAGCATTCGGTTTAAGCGGTTATGCCAGAATTGATTTTCGCTACGATGACCTTAAGCCCTATTTTCTGGAAGTAAATACTTTGCCTGGAATGACTTCCCTTTCTTTAACTCCGATGGCTGCTAAGGCAGCAGGAATGTCTTTTCAGGATTTACTGCAAAAAATAATTACTGTAACTGCTAAGGCAGGGAGGTAAAAAATGAAACGCCGGATACTAATTTTTTGTATCGTTTTAATGCTGCCAGTTTTAGCTGCAGCAAGAGCAGATTTTGAGGTTACT
This portion of the Candidatus Cloacimonas sp. genome encodes:
- a CDS encoding D-alanine--D-alanine ligase, with protein sequence MGKIVVLKGGLSPEREVSLVSGAEIASALKNMGYSVIEIDPADYSKVSDLLSAIQYEQPLLVFNGLHGGSGENGELQAALSLAGIKVTGSGFKASCLSMDKYISKLIASAEGIPVPKYILMREDLLEDYQETEDYSGFSSQLGLPIIVKPNDAGSSVGISRVECLEDLKPAVQKALQYSQSVLLEEYIPGRELTVTIIDAEAYPVVEIIPLEGWYDYTNKYTHGKTKYEAPAQIDDTVAKLLQLYALRLWKAFGLSGYARIDFRYDDLKPYFLEVNTLPGMTSLSLTPMAAKAAGMSFQDLLQKIITVTAKAGR